From Methanoculleus oceani, a single genomic window includes:
- a CDS encoding lysylphosphatidylglycerol synthase transmembrane domain-containing protein codes for MRNRRWIALSLFISGAVLTGLLAATFTPETRAYLGEVGVAALLLALGFRAASILCRAVRIGVLCRGLGYTVPFRSLIATQFLSLFAGSITPGQVGGEPVRIHRLSHSGLAVGDAVAVVVLERVLDLAVFVSITLAALLAARHLWSYLAATVLYPVAAFFLLVLVLLLVLVVLIRRPSLMKRVVGGVAVRVLDRCGRSRRWLRFCPGTEGAESLTQRIGREAETFAAGSSRFARAGRRAVGGALLLSILDWVFLFSTASALLVALRLPPSLPESFLFQGVLQMIATVPLIPGAAGIAEIGAATLYRRIVPTYLLGLFVVLWRLILYFLNIPLGLLAAALAARERGGGDPTVSGDPTENL; via the coding sequence GTGAGAAACCGGCGCTGGATCGCGCTCTCGCTCTTTATCAGCGGCGCGGTTCTCACGGGGCTGCTCGCGGCGACCTTCACCCCCGAAACCCGGGCCTACCTCGGGGAGGTCGGCGTCGCCGCTCTCCTTCTCGCCCTCGGGTTCCGGGCCGCATCGATCCTCTGCCGGGCGGTGCGGATCGGGGTCCTCTGCCGCGGCCTCGGCTACACTGTGCCGTTCCGGAGCCTTATCGCCACCCAGTTCCTCTCGCTCTTCGCCGGCTCGATCACCCCCGGCCAGGTGGGCGGCGAGCCTGTCCGGATCCACCGGCTCTCGCATTCCGGGCTCGCCGTCGGGGACGCCGTCGCCGTCGTCGTCCTGGAGCGGGTGCTCGACCTCGCCGTCTTCGTCTCCATCACCCTCGCAGCCCTTCTCGCCGCCCGGCACCTCTGGAGTTACCTCGCCGCCACCGTCCTCTACCCGGTGGCGGCCTTCTTCCTCCTCGTCCTCGTCCTCCTGCTCGTGCTCGTCGTCCTGATCCGCCGGCCGTCTCTGATGAAGCGCGTGGTCGGCGGCGTTGCCGTCCGGGTGCTCGACCGGTGCGGCCGGAGCCGGCGCTGGCTCCGGTTCTGCCCGGGCACGGAGGGTGCGGAGTCCCTCACGCAACGGATCGGCCGCGAGGCCGAGACCTTTGCCGCAGGTTCTTCCCGGTTTGCCCGGGCCGGCCGCCGGGCCGTCGGCGGCGCGCTCCTGCTCAGCATCCTCGACTGGGTCTTCCTCTTCTCCACGGCATCGGCGCTGCTCGTCGCTCTGCGGCTACCGCCGTCCCTCCCGGAGTCGTTCCTCTTCCAGGGCGTCCTCCAGATGATCGCAACCGTCCCGCTGATCCCGGGCGCGGCCGGGATCGCGGAGATCGGCGCCGCCACGCTCTACCGCCGGATCGTACCCACCTACCTCCTCGGCCTCTTCGTCGTCCTCTGGCGGCTGATCCTCTACTTCCTCAACATCCCTCTCGGTCTCCTCGCGGCCGCTCTTGCCGCGAGGGAGAGGGGCGGTGGGGATCCCACCGTCAGTGGGGATCCCACCGAAAACCTATAA
- a CDS encoding PAS domain S-box protein, giving the protein MKEGHPEHHFSGAFTKERLLVSGIAVSTLIAFGVTTFCLFTGIFIVFSHLFYIPIILAAYRYPERGVGFTGALAAGYLAEVLFFSGNGLEIANALLRIAMFFVVAVVISSLSGSLQARESRYRGIFETSGAGIFLFSPDTGKIGEMNRECSAMLGYAEGEVPEVSAIWPGYPGLAGALEEGRVEGLDCSLAARDGTPCPVLLSASLLPGRREGCVVVTGTAELKRMENRLRRSEETLRVILNTTDVGILLTDPGKRIVEANTAAVRLFGGAGREDLVGRNPYDLIAGRDREAARAYRKLALRGEGPASGECMFLRLDGTEWPAEISIIRFAQDGAAPERLVLSLRDITERRQAEEAMREEYQRLSAVNEVVTAATASHRLKDLLRVSLAKIVALLGFDHGAVYLMRPGSDTAVLCAREGTSGTLPEVVRRDDPFYLDFVRAGAVHCIEDFSTRYPGSGIRVLAVVPIPGDDGPAGWIRVGSRVRETITRSERGILLAIGKELGNTVVKGMLQEDLEAALASANRYLEEANAAAAEVNLYMDILTHDINNANTIAMGYLQMYLESPAESDGAIVGKSLAAVYQSNEIIRNVLTLRKLKSGSDELGPVQLEPVIRGICSYHTDARIACNGADATVLADDLISEVFANLVGNAIKFGGPTVEITISVEEGEDRVAVTVADTGPGIPDDLKPRLFERNQRGETKKSGKGLGLYIVRMLVERYGGSIRAGDRVPGHPEEGAAVTFTLPRCPPATG; this is encoded by the coding sequence GTGAAGGAAGGGCACCCGGAACACCATTTCTCTGGCGCGTTCACAAAGGAGCGCCTTCTCGTCTCTGGCATCGCTGTCTCCACCCTCATCGCGTTCGGGGTCACGACATTCTGTCTCTTCACTGGAATATTCATCGTCTTCTCCCATCTCTTCTACATCCCGATCATCCTTGCGGCCTATCGTTACCCGGAGCGTGGTGTTGGGTTTACCGGTGCGCTTGCCGCCGGCTACCTCGCGGAGGTGTTGTTCTTCTCCGGCAATGGACTGGAGATTGCAAACGCCCTGCTCCGCATTGCGATGTTCTTCGTTGTTGCCGTCGTCATATCGAGTCTCTCCGGCAGCCTGCAGGCGCGGGAGAGCCGGTACCGGGGAATCTTCGAGACATCCGGAGCGGGAATCTTTCTCTTCTCGCCTGATACCGGGAAGATCGGGGAGATGAACCGGGAGTGTTCTGCGATGCTCGGATATGCCGAAGGGGAGGTCCCGGAGGTCTCCGCGATCTGGCCCGGGTATCCCGGGCTCGCCGGAGCCCTCGAGGAGGGCAGGGTTGAAGGCCTGGACTGCAGCCTCGCCGCCCGGGACGGGACGCCCTGCCCGGTGCTCCTCTCGGCAAGCCTTCTCCCCGGCCGGCGGGAAGGCTGCGTGGTGGTCACCGGAACAGCGGAATTGAAGCGGATGGAGAACCGGCTCCGTCGTTCGGAGGAGACGCTCCGGGTCATCCTCAACACCACCGACGTCGGGATCCTCCTTACCGATCCGGGGAAGCGGATCGTGGAGGCGAATACGGCCGCGGTCAGGCTCTTCGGCGGGGCAGGACGGGAAGATCTGGTCGGGCGGAACCCGTACGACCTGATTGCCGGGAGAGACCGGGAGGCCGCCCGGGCTTACCGGAAACTGGCCCTGCGCGGTGAGGGGCCTGCATCGGGAGAGTGTATGTTTCTCAGGCTCGACGGTACCGAATGGCCCGCGGAGATCTCGATCATCCGCTTCGCGCAGGACGGTGCTGCCCCGGAAAGGCTGGTCCTCTCCCTCCGGGACATCACCGAACGGCGTCAGGCGGAGGAGGCGATGCGGGAAGAATACCAGCGTCTCTCGGCCGTCAACGAGGTCGTCACGGCAGCGACTGCATCCCACCGGCTAAAAGACCTTCTCCGGGTCTCGCTCGCAAAGATTGTCGCCCTGCTCGGGTTCGACCACGGGGCGGTCTATCTGATGCGCCCCGGGAGCGATACGGCGGTCCTCTGTGCCCGGGAAGGGACGAGCGGAACCCTGCCTGAAGTGGTGCGCCGGGACGATCCCTTCTATCTGGACTTTGTCCGGGCCGGCGCGGTGCACTGCATCGAGGACTTCTCGACGAGGTATCCCGGGTCCGGGATCCGGGTTCTTGCCGTGGTACCCATCCCCGGCGATGACGGCCCGGCGGGGTGGATCAGGGTCGGGAGCAGGGTCCGGGAGACGATCACGCGGAGCGAGCGCGGGATCCTTCTGGCCATAGGCAAAGAACTCGGCAATACGGTCGTGAAGGGGATGCTCCAGGAGGATCTGGAGGCGGCGCTCGCATCCGCCAACCGCTACCTTGAGGAGGCGAATGCCGCGGCCGCCGAGGTCAACCTCTACATGGATATCCTCACCCATGACATCAACAACGCGAACACCATAGCGATGGGCTACCTGCAGATGTACCTCGAGTCTCCCGCCGAATCGGACGGTGCAATCGTCGGAAAGTCGCTTGCGGCCGTCTACCAGAGCAACGAGATCATACGGAACGTCCTGACGCTTCGCAAGCTCAAATCCGGATCGGACGAACTCGGGCCGGTGCAGCTTGAGCCGGTGATCCGGGGGATCTGCAGTTACCACACGGATGCCCGCATCGCCTGCAACGGAGCCGATGCAACGGTTCTCGCCGACGATCTCATCAGCGAGGTCTTTGCAAACCTGGTCGGCAACGCCATCAAGTTCGGCGGGCCGACCGTCGAGATCACCATCAGCGTCGAGGAGGGGGAGGACAGGGTTGCGGTGACGGTTGCCGACACAGGCCCCGGGATCCCCGACGACCTCAAGCCGCGCCTGTTCGAACGCAACCAGCGTGGGGAGACGAAGAAGAGCGGGAAGGGGCTCGGCCTCTACATCGTCCGGATGCTCGTGGAACGCTACGGGGGGAGCATCCGTGCAGGCGATCGGGTCCCCGGCCACCCGGAGGAGGGGGCCGCCGTCACGTTCACCCTGCCGCGTTGTCCTCCGGCAACGGGGTGA
- a CDS encoding V4R domain-containing protein gives MEQGMTGRGRPGRPKPDHDIDLYSTPVGTRAVENPVRRAILAALRERERTFEEIVALAGRAKSTVSVHLQEMAAAGVVGSRADPEDSRRKIFFLAGDLIANVSPEERVADALAAYAGAYRPESGDPFAFYKLAFRTIRVSLLQEGVLLDPLLSRAGERIGKELYPAVADPDTGAFCTKIARFWEGHRLGRVEVAETEPPVLLVYDCFECADLPVTGRPACAFDSGILRALFSRHYGRPAAAVETRCYSTGFDHCRFEVVPEGGSGS, from the coding sequence ATGGAGCAGGGAATGACCGGCAGAGGGAGGCCCGGCCGGCCGAAGCCGGACCATGACATAGACCTGTACTCGACCCCGGTCGGGACACGGGCGGTCGAGAATCCGGTGCGGCGTGCGATCCTCGCGGCCCTCAGGGAGCGCGAGCGTACGTTCGAGGAGATCGTCGCCCTCGCGGGACGGGCGAAGTCGACGGTCTCGGTGCACCTCCAGGAGATGGCGGCGGCGGGCGTGGTCGGGTCCCGGGCCGACCCGGAGGACTCCCGGAGGAAGATCTTCTTCCTCGCCGGCGACCTCATCGCGAACGTCTCGCCGGAGGAACGGGTAGCCGATGCGCTCGCTGCCTATGCAGGGGCGTACCGGCCGGAATCGGGCGACCCTTTCGCGTTCTACAAACTGGCCTTCCGGACGATCCGGGTCTCGCTCCTGCAGGAGGGGGTCCTCCTCGACCCGCTTCTTTCCCGGGCCGGCGAGCGGATAGGGAAGGAACTCTACCCGGCGGTGGCCGACCCGGACACAGGAGCCTTCTGCACGAAGATCGCCCGGTTCTGGGAGGGGCACCGTCTCGGGCGGGTCGAGGTCGCGGAGACGGAGCCCCCTGTCCTCCTCGTCTACGACTGCTTCGAGTGCGCCGATCTCCCGGTCACCGGGCGGCCCGCGTGCGCGTTCGACTCCGGCATCCTCCGGGCGCTCTTCTCCCGCCACTACGGCCGGCCGGCGGCGGCGGTCGAGACCCGGTGCTACTCGACGGGGTTCGACCACTGCCGGTTCGAGGTGGTGCCGGAGGGAGGAAGCGGCTCATAA
- a CDS encoding DUF5612 domain-containing protein produces the protein MITDTDMYALSIITENRAGVLRDVATVMANYRANIQMIQQSIITSGPNTGKAYLYFEFEECGNHPDLIADLARVPSVVDVTIYPPFSRIFGSRVIIIGGGAQVAQVALGAVNEADRHNIRGERISVDTIPLVGEQNLALAVDAVARLPRASILVLAGSLMGGEVSRAVDRVRGAGIPVIALKMAGSVPEHADLVVTDPIQAGVFAVMHVSGKAVFDINRVRGREF, from the coding sequence ATGATCACCGATACCGATATGTATGCCCTGAGCATCATCACCGAGAACAGGGCCGGCGTGTTGCGCGACGTGGCCACGGTGATGGCGAATTACCGGGCCAACATCCAGATGATCCAGCAGTCGATCATCACCTCCGGCCCGAACACCGGGAAGGCCTACCTCTACTTCGAGTTCGAGGAGTGCGGGAACCACCCGGATCTCATCGCCGATCTGGCAAGAGTGCCGTCGGTCGTCGACGTCACCATCTACCCGCCGTTCTCCCGGATATTCGGCTCACGGGTGATCATCATCGGCGGGGGAGCGCAGGTGGCGCAGGTGGCGCTCGGCGCCGTGAACGAGGCCGACCGCCACAACATCCGCGGCGAGCGGATCTCGGTGGACACGATCCCTCTCGTCGGGGAGCAGAACCTGGCGCTCGCCGTGGACGCGGTGGCCCGGCTTCCCCGGGCGTCGATCCTGGTGCTCGCCGGGTCGCTGATGGGCGGCGAGGTCTCGCGGGCCGTGGACCGGGTCCGGGGGGCGGGCATCCCGGTGATCGCCCTCAAGATGGCCGGGAGCGTCCCGGAGCATGCCGACCTGGTCGTGACCGACCCCATCCAGGCAGGCGTCTTTGCCGTGATGCACGTCAGCGGCAAGGCGGTCTTCGATATCAACCGCGTGCGTGGACGTGAGTTCTGA
- a CDS encoding 30S ribosomal protein S15 translates to MARMYARRRGTSSSVRPYRKEAPEWSNTDATEIEKIIVDLRKDGMSTSQIGLALRDRYAVPDVKLATGKRVNEILREKGLESEIPEDLRNLMQKALGIRKHLAENKKDVHNTRQLQIAESKVRRLVKYYVKSGRMPKGWAYKPETAEILLTR, encoded by the coding sequence ATGGCAAGAATGTACGCTCGGCGTCGTGGAACCAGTAGTTCCGTCCGACCCTACCGGAAGGAAGCACCCGAGTGGTCCAACACGGACGCAACGGAGATCGAGAAGATCATCGTCGATCTCCGCAAAGACGGCATGTCGACCAGCCAGATCGGCCTTGCACTGCGGGACAGGTACGCCGTCCCTGACGTCAAGCTCGCCACTGGCAAGCGCGTAAACGAGATCCTCCGCGAGAAGGGCCTTGAATCCGAGATCCCCGAAGATCTCCGGAACCTGATGCAGAAGGCGCTCGGGATAAGGAAGCACCTTGCGGAGAACAAGAAGGACGTGCACAACACCCGGCAGCTGCAGATCGCCGAGTCCAAGGTGCGCAGACTGGTCAAGTACTACGTCAAGTCCGGACGGATGCCGAAAGGCTGGGCTTACAAACCGGAGACTGCGGAGATCCTGCTCACCCGCTGA
- a CDS encoding DHHA1 domain-containing protein has translation MSLDAAAASLARHLLEQEFVEVLAHHDADGIAAASILCHAMFREGGRFRLRIRPGITTADVPGDCSVLLCDFGSALQDLPGDVMVVDHHLPHFEGDYHVNPHLAGIDGDRNLSAAGAAYLVAQRMGDNRDLAGLALLGIIGDGQELEGPNREISSEGIANGFIAPRRGLRLPGRGLVEQLALAVNPYLPGFSGEPDTARALVAQVTDEDDVDVESLLSRVVLAAAPKASLSAMCGIWGTTYSLGREVIDEALSLAAVVDACGKAGSGDIGASLCLRSTHALQEAWEITARYRQAVIAGIRGARRLDERVALFAVDDGSVASDVADALANDLVQSGPVFVIGETGGRCSVSARCPPGIDLDLEALMRRLAEACGGQGGGHRRRAGARIGADQADRFRQDLLEAVPA, from the coding sequence ATGTCGCTTGATGCCGCTGCTGCAAGCCTCGCCCGTCACCTGCTCGAGCAGGAGTTTGTGGAGGTGCTGGCGCACCACGATGCGGACGGTATAGCCGCCGCGTCCATCCTCTGCCACGCCATGTTCCGCGAAGGCGGACGGTTCCGGCTGAGGATCCGCCCGGGCATCACCACGGCCGACGTTCCCGGCGACTGCAGCGTGCTTCTCTGCGACTTTGGATCAGCACTTCAGGACCTCCCCGGCGACGTGATGGTGGTGGACCACCACCTGCCCCACTTCGAGGGCGACTACCACGTCAACCCGCACCTCGCCGGGATCGACGGCGACCGGAACCTCTCGGCGGCCGGTGCGGCCTACCTCGTCGCCCAGCGCATGGGAGACAACCGCGATCTCGCGGGGCTCGCGCTCCTCGGGATCATAGGGGACGGGCAGGAACTCGAGGGGCCGAACCGGGAGATATCCAGCGAAGGCATCGCGAACGGGTTCATCGCACCCCGCCGCGGCCTCCGCCTCCCGGGAAGGGGCCTCGTCGAGCAGCTCGCCCTCGCCGTCAACCCGTACCTCCCCGGGTTCTCGGGCGAACCCGACACCGCCCGGGCACTGGTCGCGCAGGTCACCGACGAGGACGATGTGGACGTCGAGTCCCTCCTCTCCCGGGTCGTTCTTGCGGCCGCCCCGAAGGCATCCCTCTCCGCCATGTGTGGGATCTGGGGGACCACCTACAGCCTCGGCCGGGAGGTGATCGACGAGGCCCTGAGTCTCGCCGCCGTCGTCGACGCCTGCGGCAAGGCCGGGAGCGGCGATATCGGCGCATCGCTCTGCCTCCGCTCGACCCACGCGCTCCAGGAAGCCTGGGAGATCACCGCCCGCTACCGGCAGGCGGTCATCGCCGGCATCCGCGGGGCGCGCCGTCTCGACGAACGCGTCGCCCTCTTTGCGGTGGACGACGGGTCGGTCGCAAGCGACGTCGCTGATGCGCTCGCAAACGACCTCGTCCAGAGCGGCCCGGTCTTCGTCATCGGAGAGACCGGGGGCCGTTGCTCCGTATCGGCACGCTGCCCGCCGGGCATCGACCTCGACCTCGAGGCGTTGATGCGGAGACTCGCGGAGGCGTGCGGCGGCCAGGGCGGCGGACATCGCCGGAGGGCCGGCGCCAGGATCGGCGCCGACCAGGCGGACCGGTTCAGGCAGGATCTCCTGGAGGCGGTTCCCGCATGA